The Flavobacterium sp. HJ-32-4 genome contains a region encoding:
- a CDS encoding chromophore lyase CpcT/CpeT, protein MKRLATLICLFLLSFSSFAQKETKLLDDLQRAMAGTYSSELQAKADSANYYNISLRMVPIWKDRGHYLYVEQALANRQDKPYRVRIYRLSMRNGQYVSEVYTLKDEKKWIGSWKTPEALDALPLDGIELKAGCEVVLDKTDKGTYSGKTGDKTCPSELRGASFAKSTVTVSPGKIVSWDQGFDIEGKQVWGAEKGGYIFLKQ, encoded by the coding sequence ATGAAACGCCTTGCCACCCTTATTTGTCTGTTCCTGTTATCGTTTTCCTCTTTTGCCCAGAAAGAAACCAAACTGCTAGATGACTTGCAGCGGGCGATGGCGGGCACCTATTCGTCTGAACTACAGGCGAAGGCCGACAGTGCCAATTACTACAACATTTCCCTCCGTATGGTGCCGATCTGGAAAGACCGCGGTCACTATTTATATGTAGAGCAGGCGTTGGCCAATCGGCAGGACAAGCCGTATCGTGTGCGCATTTACCGCCTTTCGATGCGGAATGGGCAGTATGTGAGCGAGGTGTATACGCTGAAAGACGAGAAAAAATGGATCGGTAGCTGGAAAACGCCGGAAGCCCTTGACGCCCTGCCATTGGACGGTATCGAGTTGAAAGCGGGCTGTGAGGTGGTATTAGACAAAACAGATAAAGGAACCTATTCCGGAAAGACCGGCGACAAAACTTGTCCGAGTGAACTCCGCGGCGCCAGCTTCGCCAAATCCACCGTTACCGTATCGCCGGGTAAGATCGTCTCGTGGGACCAGGGCTTCGACATCGAAGGCAAACAGGTGTGGGGCGCAGAGAAAGGCGGATACATCTTCCTTAAACAGTAA
- a CDS encoding cryptochrome/photolyase family protein translates to MTDCALILPPQLFRQLPFAPMPVYLVEEALFFRQFRFHKQKIAFHRASMKAYADYLEAKGYEVHYIASTDAESDIRLLLQRICGDVGMTLHCYDPVDDWIQRRIEKNASSVVWYRNPSFLLDKADLHEYFGRDLKSFHMADFYALQRKKFRILMDGSKPIGGKWSFDADNRKRYPAKATPPPVRYPDADAYYREAVAYTLNHFSENPGALPDTPLYPTNFKDADRWLDDFLENRFHGFGPYEDSIVANESILHHSVLSPLLNAGLLEPGHVLERILAFAEQHDVPLNSTEGLVRQLLGWREFVRGVYEYRGRQQRTSNRLGHTRALPASFYDGTTGIPPIDQTIRKLLKTGYVHHIERLMVLSSFMNLCGFHPTAVYQWFMELFIDAYDWVMVPNVYGMALFADGGMMSTKPYVSGSNYIRKMSDYKTGDWETTWDALFWTFMDRHRPVFGKNPRLSVLMSHWDNMDPERKAMLVEQAEVFLSRQV, encoded by the coding sequence ATGACCGATTGCGCACTTATCCTACCCCCTCAATTATTTCGGCAACTTCCGTTTGCACCGATGCCGGTTTACCTCGTGGAAGAAGCCCTGTTCTTTCGCCAGTTCCGCTTCCATAAACAAAAAATTGCCTTCCACCGCGCCAGCATGAAAGCCTATGCCGATTACCTGGAGGCCAAAGGCTACGAGGTGCACTACATCGCTTCGACGGACGCAGAATCGGATATTCGCCTGTTATTGCAGCGGATTTGTGGGGATGTTGGAATGACGCTCCACTGCTACGACCCCGTCGACGACTGGATACAACGGCGGATTGAAAAGAACGCATCGTCGGTGGTATGGTACCGAAATCCGTCCTTCCTGCTTGACAAAGCCGACCTTCACGAGTACTTTGGTCGCGACCTGAAATCCTTCCACATGGCGGATTTCTATGCCCTGCAACGAAAAAAGTTCCGGATCTTGATGGACGGCAGCAAACCCATAGGCGGCAAATGGAGCTTTGATGCCGACAATCGGAAGCGCTATCCGGCGAAAGCCACCCCCCCACCGGTGCGGTATCCGGATGCCGATGCCTATTACCGGGAAGCCGTCGCCTACACGCTCAATCATTTCAGTGAAAACCCGGGCGCCCTGCCCGATACCCCGCTTTATCCCACGAATTTCAAAGACGCCGACCGCTGGCTCGACGATTTTCTCGAAAACCGCTTCCACGGGTTTGGTCCGTATGAAGACAGTATCGTCGCCAATGAGTCCATCCTGCACCATAGCGTATTGTCGCCTTTGCTCAACGCCGGATTGCTTGAACCCGGTCACGTACTGGAACGCATCCTTGCTTTCGCGGAACAGCACGACGTTCCATTAAACTCAACCGAAGGACTCGTTCGTCAACTCCTCGGCTGGCGCGAATTTGTGCGCGGGGTATACGAATACCGCGGACGCCAACAACGCACCTCGAACCGTCTCGGCCACACACGGGCGCTGCCCGCCTCCTTCTACGACGGCACCACGGGCATCCCACCTATCGACCAAACCATCCGGAAGCTGCTCAAAACCGGCTACGTGCACCACATCGAGCGGCTGATGGTGTTGTCGAGCTTCATGAACCTCTGTGGATTCCACCCCACCGCCGTCTACCAATGGTTTATGGAACTGTTCATCGATGCCTACGACTGGGTGATGGTGCCGAACGTCTATGGCATGGCGCTGTTTGCCGATGGTGGGATGATGAGCACAAAACCCTACGTAAGCGGCAGCAACTACATCCGGAAAATGAGCGACTACAAAACGGGTGACTGGGAAACTACCTGGGACGCACTGTTCTGGACTTTCATGGACCGCCACCGTCCGGTCTTTGGGAAAAACCCACGGTTAAGTGTGTTGATGTCGCATTGGGATAATATGGACCCCGAACGGAAGGCGATGTTAGTGGAGCAAGCGGAGGTTTTTTTGAGTAGGCAGGTTTAG
- a CDS encoding pyridoxal-dependent decarboxylase: MYEPFQSDYHRLGDLLEAVKKQSLQYLSALPDRPTRAGAPPPTEPAALPLDGLGGEAALQRFNARWESQMVASSGPRYWGFVTGGSTPAALAGDMLTSVYDQNTQSVNGHGDVSAALERETIDLLRDLWGLPAHFFGGFVTGATMSNFTSLAVARQWWGCQKGIDIAKDGMTDGIRIFSASAHSSVIKSLSMLGIGSRNLIKVATLPDNREAMDLHDLDIQLARLAPNEPFIIIASAGTVNSVDYDDFTGIAALRKRYPNGWLHIDAAFGAFAACSPAHRHYLAGWETADSITVDCHKWLNVPYDSAVFLIDDKHRMHQVETFQNSNAPYLGDPMETFNYLNFLPENSRRLRALPAWFSLQAYGKSGYEALVTRSIANAQQLAALVEQSPYFELLAPVWLNNLVFTLQPQNGWTADRFLHALTQTGRVFMTPTIWNGTKALRASFVNWMTRPEDVEEAFTLMERLAAHPMPEDV, encoded by the coding sequence ATGTACGAACCCTTTCAATCCGATTACCACCGCCTCGGCGACCTGCTCGAAGCCGTGAAAAAACAGAGTCTGCAGTACCTGAGTGCATTACCCGACCGCCCTACCCGGGCCGGGGCACCGCCGCCAACTGAACCCGCTGCTTTACCCCTTGACGGACTTGGGGGCGAAGCGGCACTGCAACGGTTCAATGCGCGATGGGAGTCGCAGATGGTAGCCTCTTCCGGTCCGCGCTATTGGGGCTTTGTCACAGGCGGATCCACACCGGCTGCGCTTGCCGGCGACATGCTGACCTCCGTATACGACCAAAATACCCAAAGTGTCAACGGCCACGGCGACGTATCGGCCGCACTGGAACGGGAAACCATCGACCTGCTGCGCGACCTGTGGGGACTCCCCGCCCACTTTTTCGGAGGCTTCGTAACGGGTGCCACGATGTCGAACTTCACCTCACTGGCCGTCGCCCGTCAGTGGTGGGGCTGCCAAAAAGGGATTGACATCGCCAAAGACGGCATGACCGACGGTATACGCATTTTTTCCGCATCGGCGCATTCCTCCGTCATCAAATCGCTGTCAATGCTTGGCATCGGAAGCCGCAACCTCATCAAAGTCGCTACCCTGCCCGACAACCGCGAAGCGATGGACCTGCACGATCTAGACATCCAGCTCGCCCGACTCGCGCCCAACGAACCCTTTATTATCATCGCCAGTGCCGGTACCGTCAATAGTGTCGACTACGATGATTTCACGGGTATCGCCGCCCTTCGCAAACGCTACCCCAACGGTTGGCTGCACATCGACGCCGCCTTTGGGGCCTTTGCCGCCTGTTCACCCGCGCACCGGCACTACCTGGCGGGTTGGGAAACCGCCGACAGCATCACCGTCGATTGCCACAAATGGCTGAACGTGCCCTACGATAGCGCCGTCTTCCTGATCGACGACAAACACCGGATGCACCAAGTCGAAACCTTCCAGAACTCGAACGCTCCCTACCTCGGCGACCCGATGGAGACCTTCAACTACCTCAATTTCCTGCCCGAGAACTCGCGCCGCCTCCGTGCCCTACCTGCCTGGTTCTCCTTACAGGCCTACGGAAAAAGCGGTTACGAAGCGCTGGTAACCCGTTCGATCGCAAACGCCCAACAACTCGCGGCGCTGGTTGAGCAGAGTCCGTATTTTGAACTCCTGGCACCGGTGTGGCTCAACAACCTCGTCTTTACCCTACAACCCCAGAACGGCTGGACGGCCGACCGTTTTCTGCACGCCCTTACCCAAACCGGACGCGTCTTTATGACGCCCACCATCTGGAACGGCACCAAAGCCCTCCGGGCCTCGTTTGTCAATTGGATGACCCGACCGGAAGACGTAGAAGAAGCCTTTACCCTGATGGAACGACTGGCGGCGCATCCGATGCCGGAAGATGTATAA
- a CDS encoding carboxymuconolactone decarboxylase family protein encodes MAQFQVPGRGDVSANNQAIFDSLEKGLGMVPNLYAVMALSETALGNYLAFQNAKTSFTNKEKQAVNLVVSQVNECHYCQSAHTLLGKMNGLTEEQTIEIRKGGASFDPKLDALVTLAKDITAHKGFASAEHIDAFLAAGYTKGQVIELVFLVAEKTAMNYVHALTQVAIDFPLAQTI; translated from the coding sequence ATGGCACAATTTCAGGTTCCCGGCAGAGGAGATGTATCTGCAAACAACCAGGCAATTTTTGACTCCCTTGAAAAAGGACTGGGCATGGTACCCAACCTTTACGCCGTGATGGCCCTTTCCGAAACGGCGCTTGGTAACTACCTGGCTTTCCAGAATGCCAAAACGTCGTTTACCAATAAAGAAAAGCAGGCGGTCAACCTTGTCGTTAGCCAGGTCAATGAGTGTCACTACTGTCAGTCGGCCCACACCCTGCTGGGTAAAATGAACGGACTTACGGAAGAGCAGACCATCGAGATCCGGAAAGGCGGCGCGTCGTTCGACCCTAAGTTGGATGCCCTGGTGACACTCGCAAAAGACATCACCGCCCACAAAGGGTTCGCATCCGCTGAACACATCGACGCCTTCCTGGCCGCGGGTTATACCAAAGGCCAGGTCATCGAACTGGTATTCCTCGTAGCCGAAAAGACCGCTATGAACTACGTGCACGCCCTTACGCAGGTGGCCATCGACTTTCCCCTTGCCCAAACCATCTAA
- a CDS encoding nuclear transport factor 2 family protein gives MEHKRFPLPPFTFETALQKVQAAEDAWNTKDPDLVSKAYTENTEWRNRTEFINGREEVKRFLTQKWEKELDYVLKKELWGFRENRMAVRFEYEWHDHVGQWYRSYGNELWEFDENGYMQKRYASINDLPIQESERQLKHYL, from the coding sequence ATGGAACACAAACGATTTCCCCTGCCGCCGTTTACATTCGAAACCGCCCTACAGAAAGTGCAGGCCGCTGAAGATGCCTGGAATACGAAAGACCCCGACCTCGTAAGCAAAGCCTATACGGAAAACACCGAATGGCGTAACCGCACCGAGTTTATCAACGGGCGGGAAGAAGTAAAGCGCTTCCTTACCCAAAAATGGGAAAAGGAACTCGACTATGTCCTGAAAAAAGAGCTATGGGGTTTCCGGGAAAACCGGATGGCGGTTCGTTTCGAATACGAATGGCACGATCACGTCGGACAATGGTACCGCAGCTACGGAAACGAGTTGTGGGAGTTCGATGAAAACGGCTACATGCAAAAACGCTATGCCAGCATCAACGACCTGCCGATACAGGAAAGCGAGCGACAACTAAAACACTACCTTTAG
- a CDS encoding helix-turn-helix domain-containing protein — protein sequence MAEKRVFTLVDPHNGNLAFKVSWFDDNRYFDHIQRNNYYTLIWLTEGTGQVKADFSEYPFASDYLFAFSPYQPFMVAATGPVKGISLHFHPDFFCIHKHHAEVACNGVLFNNIYQSPFVQVDEPAAETLNMLADRMAAEMAQPALAHHEVLVSYLKIFLVTASRLKAAQPLQANERAGAPKESAIVQNLKEAIEKHFKTKHAPRDYAEMLNLSAGALARITKTHFNKTLTDLIAERIVIEAKRELYLTNKAIKQIAYDLGYQDEYYFSRFFKTNADVSPQMYRETVGAGRAEKKETGRA from the coding sequence ATGGCAGAGAAGCGTGTTTTTACCCTGGTGGATCCCCACAACGGAAACCTGGCATTCAAAGTATCGTGGTTCGATGACAACCGGTATTTTGACCATATCCAGCGGAACAACTACTACACCCTGATTTGGCTGACAGAAGGCACCGGGCAGGTAAAGGCAGATTTTTCAGAATACCCTTTTGCTTCCGACTATCTCTTCGCCTTCTCGCCGTACCAACCTTTTATGGTGGCCGCTACCGGCCCGGTAAAAGGCATCAGCCTGCACTTCCACCCCGATTTCTTCTGCATCCACAAACACCACGCAGAGGTGGCCTGTAATGGCGTACTGTTCAATAACATCTACCAATCGCCTTTTGTGCAGGTAGACGAACCCGCTGCGGAAACCCTTAACATGCTTGCCGACCGCATGGCAGCAGAAATGGCGCAGCCCGCGTTGGCCCACCATGAGGTGCTGGTGTCCTATCTCAAGATCTTCCTGGTTACGGCGTCGCGACTAAAGGCGGCCCAGCCCCTGCAGGCGAATGAAAGGGCCGGGGCGCCAAAAGAGTCCGCTATTGTGCAAAATCTAAAAGAAGCGATTGAAAAACACTTCAAAACCAAGCATGCTCCCCGCGACTACGCTGAGATGCTCAACCTGTCGGCCGGCGCACTCGCACGCATCACCAAAACGCACTTTAATAAAACGCTGACCGATCTTATCGCCGAACGCATCGTCATCGAGGCCAAACGGGAACTCTATCTGACCAACAAAGCCATCAAACAGATCGCCTATGACCTGGGCTACCAGGACGAATACTACTTCAGCCGTTTCTTCAAGACCAATGCCGATGTCTCGCCCCAGATGTACCGGGAAACCGTGGGCGCCGGACGGGCAGAGAAAAAAGAGACGGGGCGGGCGTGA
- a CDS encoding SnoaL-like domain-containing protein produces MSTAHITASVDELIALALEGNWEQAFEKFYDPQIEKTDLDGVPVKGWHENVANGRAFTSKISNVRDFSCVGRVVKDNRSFVVWSFDFDVDGHPFKVVEVAIQDWEKGKIVRERFFE; encoded by the coding sequence ATGAGTACAGCACACATTACGGCTTCGGTCGACGAACTGATCGCCCTGGCGCTTGAAGGCAACTGGGAACAGGCCTTCGAAAAATTCTATGACCCACAGATCGAGAAAACCGACCTCGACGGAGTTCCTGTAAAAGGCTGGCATGAAAATGTCGCCAATGGCCGGGCGTTTACATCCAAGATCTCGAACGTACGCGATTTTTCGTGCGTGGGCCGGGTGGTGAAAGACAACCGGAGTTTCGTAGTATGGTCGTTTGATTTTGACGTAGACGGACATCCGTTTAAGGTAGTCGAAGTCGCGATCCAGGATTGGGAGAAGGGGAAAATCGTGCGGGAGCGGTTTTTTGAGTAG
- a CDS encoding SDR family oxidoreductase, whose translation MKLTQQKIVVIGGSSGIGKSVAALAFESGNEVILTSRDAQKAERVAQEIGPGVRGWALDVDSEADVNAFFQQLEAIDHVYVAAGTTGLGALTEGALDDHLLRFHTRFTGSLRVVRAALAKMNPGGSFVFTGGISTDRPIAGAWVSGLGTASAEQLAKVLVPEFPHLRFNAISPGYTDTPLWDAVLGDNKTAVLTEVASKIPTGKIATAEEVASAVVFLMSNPSVNGEVVHIDGGARFV comes from the coding sequence ATGAAACTAACCCAACAGAAAATTGTGGTGATCGGAGGCAGCTCCGGCATTGGTAAAAGCGTGGCTGCGCTGGCGTTCGAATCAGGAAACGAGGTCATCCTCACCAGTCGTGACGCCCAAAAGGCCGAACGGGTGGCGCAGGAAATAGGACCCGGCGTCAGGGGGTGGGCGTTGGACGTCGATAGCGAGGCGGACGTAAACGCGTTCTTCCAACAACTCGAGGCGATCGATCATGTGTATGTGGCAGCGGGCACAACCGGATTGGGCGCCCTTACCGAAGGTGCCCTCGACGACCATCTTCTGCGTTTTCACACCCGCTTTACCGGAAGTCTGCGGGTGGTGCGCGCGGCCCTCGCGAAAATGAACCCCGGTGGTTCGTTTGTGTTTACGGGCGGTATTTCGACCGATCGTCCTATTGCCGGGGCGTGGGTATCCGGTTTGGGTACGGCGTCTGCGGAACAATTGGCGAAGGTGTTGGTGCCCGAATTTCCACACCTCCGTTTCAATGCCATCTCGCCCGGCTATACCGATACGCCGCTCTGGGATGCGGTATTGGGCGACAACAAGACGGCGGTTTTAACAGAAGTCGCTTCCAAAATCCCGACAGGAAAAATTGCCACGGCGGAAGAAGTGGCGTCGGCGGTGGTGTTCCTGATGTCGAACCCTTCGGTGAATGGTGAAGTCGTTCATATTGACGGCGGCGCCCGATTTGTATAA
- a CDS encoding helix-turn-helix domain-containing protein has protein sequence MRKKTSSNFLNEQSITINCPIMATLKMVGGRWKLHLLWSMKDKPMRYKELHRAVPDISEKMLTQQLGALVREGWVIKKDYKEIPPRTEYSLSELGASFVPVLQQIYEWGLSHDIVELANAAYTEEVTD, from the coding sequence ATGCGAAAGAAGACCTCCTCCAATTTCCTGAATGAACAATCGATCACGATCAATTGTCCGATTATGGCCACCCTGAAAATGGTGGGAGGTCGTTGGAAGCTGCACCTCCTCTGGAGCATGAAAGACAAGCCTATGCGTTATAAGGAACTGCACCGCGCCGTTCCGGATATCTCAGAAAAAATGCTGACCCAGCAGTTGGGTGCCCTGGTCAGGGAGGGATGGGTTATTAAAAAGGATTATAAGGAGATTCCGCCCCGAACCGAGTATTCCCTGTCGGAACTGGGCGCGTCGTTTGTACCCGTCCTGCAACAGATATACGAGTGGGGCCTATCCCATGACATTGTGGAGCTGGCGAACGCCGCCTATACAGAGGAGGTCACGGACTGA